One genomic window of Hymenobacter sp. J193 includes the following:
- a CDS encoding PAS domain-containing protein, with protein sequence MPIFRVLPPASLLSVIQALPDATLLLSAELRIVAVSDTYLAATLTRREDLLGRPVFEAFPDNPAHPEAHAVLNVQASLRQVLETRQPHQMDRLRYDVPDPDHPGRFVERYWQTRNAPVFDEQGRVSHLLHVVTDVTQSVLSDRLLQASEATTRQLRLITDALPVLIGYLDHEEKYRFANHAYQAWFNQTPEELLGRPVREVVGEEAYAGVEPYIRRALAGERLSFSARMPYREGFTRHIHTDYVPDMRDGQVVGFYTLVSDVTEQLLAREQEQVLNQELAAINEELEASNEELRTHHLELVRTQQALVEAAQRQVEERETFYQVFEQTPALIALLSGPEHCYEYVNQAYQSLFPGRRLVGLPMAEALPETVEHGFIALMDNVYRTGETFYGNELLLTVAQPDGRPHQDMYFTFTYQTYREKGAVAGVSIFAFEVTEQVLAREQREQERQRLLGLFMQAPAGICILAGPELVFEFVNPGYQLLLPGRNLLGQSVFKALPEIEGTRVASFLRGVYNTGLTHEEQALLVPIARPADGVVENRYFSFVYQARRDEQGQVNGILAFVFEVTAQQQAVAALRESEARFRIMADAAPNQVWAVNSDTTIRYANQAFLDFVGVSLEEYEATGWAAYLPADELERAQHTLEQAISTRSLYRLEHRMRRHDGEYRWLLSQGAPSFYPSGELYGYVGSAIDITELKQANEQLMRTNQDLDNFVYAASHDLKQPVNNLAGLLEEVRRGSVFADPEEEHLLVPLVQEALQQLSVTIDDLAALGQAQQLSQAPAELVSLDDLTEEVVNTLEPQVRAARARITTDFSARPALSFARANLRTILLNLLGNSLKYADPDRPARIHVSVWVERNQPVLVVEDNGLGFDAQKHGAELFHLFRRLHTHTPGTGVGLYLVNRIVEARGGSIEVDSQPGQGATFRIRLGGG encoded by the coding sequence ATGCCGATCTTCCGCGTGCTCCCACCCGCCTCGCTGCTTTCCGTTATCCAAGCACTACCCGATGCCACCCTGCTGCTGTCGGCGGAGCTGCGCATTGTGGCAGTCAGCGATACGTACCTGGCTGCCACGCTTACCCGCCGCGAGGACCTGCTGGGCCGACCTGTGTTCGAGGCATTTCCCGACAACCCGGCCCACCCCGAAGCCCATGCCGTGCTGAACGTGCAGGCCTCGCTGCGGCAGGTGCTGGAAACCCGGCAGCCGCACCAGATGGACCGGCTGCGCTACGACGTGCCCGACCCCGACCACCCGGGCAGGTTCGTGGAGCGCTACTGGCAGACGCGCAACGCCCCCGTGTTTGATGAGCAGGGGCGCGTAAGCCACCTTCTGCACGTAGTGACCGACGTGACGCAAAGCGTGCTCAGCGACCGGCTGCTACAGGCCAGCGAAGCCACCACCCGGCAGCTGCGTCTTATCACCGATGCACTGCCGGTGCTCATCGGCTACCTCGACCACGAAGAAAAGTACCGCTTTGCCAACCACGCCTACCAGGCCTGGTTCAACCAGACGCCTGAGGAGCTACTAGGGCGGCCCGTGCGCGAGGTGGTAGGCGAGGAGGCCTACGCCGGGGTAGAGCCTTACATCCGGCGGGCCCTGGCCGGCGAGCGGCTCAGCTTTTCGGCCCGAATGCCTTATCGTGAGGGGTTCACCAGGCACATCCACACCGATTACGTGCCCGACATGCGCGATGGGCAGGTTGTGGGCTTCTATACCCTGGTCAGCGACGTGACCGAGCAGCTGCTGGCCCGCGAGCAGGAGCAGGTTCTGAACCAGGAGCTGGCTGCTATCAACGAAGAGCTGGAGGCCTCGAATGAGGAGTTGCGCACTCACCACCTCGAATTGGTGCGTACGCAGCAGGCTTTGGTGGAAGCCGCGCAGCGCCAGGTGGAGGAGCGCGAAACGTTCTATCAGGTATTTGAGCAGACCCCAGCCTTAATTGCCCTGCTAAGTGGGCCCGAGCACTGCTATGAGTATGTGAACCAGGCGTATCAGTCGCTGTTTCCCGGCCGCCGGCTTGTGGGACTACCCATGGCTGAAGCCCTGCCCGAAACCGTGGAGCATGGCTTTATAGCGTTGATGGACAACGTCTACCGAACGGGGGAAACCTTCTACGGCAATGAGTTGCTGCTCACGGTGGCGCAACCCGATGGCCGGCCGCATCAGGACATGTATTTCACCTTCACCTACCAGACGTACCGCGAAAAGGGCGCCGTTGCCGGCGTTTCCATTTTTGCCTTCGAGGTTACGGAGCAGGTGCTGGCTCGGGAGCAGCGCGAGCAGGAGCGGCAGCGGCTTTTGGGGTTATTTATGCAGGCCCCCGCCGGCATCTGCATCCTGGCTGGGCCGGAGCTGGTATTCGAGTTCGTGAACCCCGGCTACCAGCTGCTGCTACCGGGCCGGAACCTGCTGGGCCAGTCCGTTTTTAAAGCCCTGCCCGAAATTGAGGGTACCCGCGTTGCCTCTTTCCTGCGCGGCGTGTACAATACCGGCCTGACGCACGAGGAGCAGGCCCTATTGGTGCCCATAGCCCGGCCGGCCGATGGAGTGGTGGAAAACCGCTACTTCAGCTTTGTGTACCAAGCTCGCCGCGACGAGCAGGGGCAGGTGAACGGCATTCTGGCATTTGTGTTTGAAGTTACGGCCCAGCAGCAGGCCGTAGCCGCCTTGCGCGAAAGCGAAGCGCGCTTCCGCATCATGGCCGATGCCGCCCCCAACCAGGTGTGGGCCGTAAACTCGGACACCACCATCCGCTACGCCAACCAGGCCTTTCTGGACTTTGTGGGCGTAAGCCTGGAAGAGTATGAGGCCACGGGCTGGGCGGCCTATCTACCGGCAGACGAGCTGGAGCGCGCCCAACACACCCTGGAGCAGGCCATCAGCACCCGCTCGCTCTACCGGCTGGAGCACCGCATGCGCCGCCACGACGGCGAGTACCGCTGGCTGCTCTCGCAGGGGGCCCCGAGCTTCTACCCAAGCGGCGAGCTGTACGGCTACGTGGGCTCGGCCATCGACATCACCGAGCTCAAGCAGGCCAACGAGCAGCTCATGCGCACCAACCAGGACCTGGACAACTTTGTGTACGCGGCCTCCCACGACCTCAAGCAGCCCGTCAACAACCTGGCCGGCCTGCTGGAAGAGGTGCGCCGCGGGAGCGTTTTTGCCGACCCGGAGGAAGAGCATCTGCTGGTGCCCCTGGTGCAGGAGGCGCTGCAGCAGCTCAGCGTCACCATCGACGACTTAGCCGCGCTGGGCCAGGCTCAGCAGCTCAGCCAGGCTCCGGCAGAGCTGGTTTCGCTGGATGACCTCACCGAAGAAGTTGTCAACACCCTGGAGCCGCAGGTGCGGGCGGCCCGGGCGCGCATCACCACCGACTTCTCGGCGCGCCCGGCCCTGTCGTTTGCCCGCGCCAACCTGCGCACCATCCTGCTCAACCTGCTGGGCAACTCGCTGAAGTACGCCGACCCCGACCGGCCGGCGCGCATTCACGTGTCGGTGTGGGTGGAGCGCAACCAACCCGTGCTGGTGGTGGAAGACAACGGCCTGGGCTTCGACGCGCAAAAGCACGGGGCCGAGCTGTTCCACCTTTTCCGTCGTCTGCACACGCACACGCCCGGAACCGGGGTGGGCCTGTACCTGGTTAACCGCATCGTGGAAGCGCGCGGCGGCTCCATTGAGGTAGACAGCCAGCCGGGCCAGGGCGCTACGTTCCGCATTCGGCTGGGCGGGGGCTGA
- a CDS encoding PQQ-dependent sugar dehydrogenase, whose product MNQSLLCILGCSLALLSCSRKNDTAADPATNDPAGSPVETKAANTNYRPAFTGQTRVNGVTTPAGSYRATILTSSLANPWGITSLPDGRLLVTEKAGRLRIVSASGAVSAPITGLPSVNAAGQGGLLGLCLDPDFATNRMVYWSFSEARPGGNVTAIAKGRLADNGQAMEGATVIYRAEPPYEGTLHYGGRVVFDRTGNLLVSTGERSDLATRPQAQAVASALGKIIRITKDGQPAPGNPAFGAAGARPELFSIGHRNPQGLAIHPVTGEAWQSEHGPRGGDELNRLQSGANYGWPTITYGIEYSGQPVGSAIQQREGLEQPVYYWDPVVSPSGMTFYSSDRIAGWKDNLFIGCLSGQHIVRLVLENNRVVGEERLLAGEGQRFRDLAQGADGALYAVTDQGRLYRIDRE is encoded by the coding sequence ATGAATCAGTCCCTGCTTTGCATCCTTGGCTGCTCGCTGGCCTTGCTCTCCTGTTCCCGCAAAAACGATACGGCTGCCGACCCGGCCACGAATGATCCGGCCGGTTCTCCGGTGGAAACGAAAGCCGCCAATACCAACTACCGGCCGGCTTTTACCGGCCAAACCCGCGTGAATGGCGTCACTACCCCTGCCGGCAGCTACCGGGCAACCATCCTTACGTCCTCGCTGGCCAACCCCTGGGGCATCACCAGCCTGCCTGATGGCCGCTTGCTGGTGACCGAGAAGGCCGGCCGTTTGCGGATCGTCAGCGCTTCCGGCGCGGTAAGCGCGCCCATCACGGGACTACCGTCGGTGAATGCAGCCGGGCAGGGAGGTCTGCTGGGCCTGTGCCTCGATCCTGATTTTGCGACTAATCGGATGGTATACTGGTCGTTTTCGGAAGCCCGCCCGGGGGGCAACGTAACGGCCATTGCCAAGGGCCGGCTGGCCGACAACGGCCAGGCGATGGAAGGAGCCACCGTGATTTACCGGGCTGAGCCCCCGTACGAGGGCACGCTGCACTATGGCGGCCGGGTGGTGTTTGACCGCACCGGCAACCTGCTGGTGAGCACCGGCGAGCGGTCGGACCTGGCCACGCGGCCCCAGGCGCAGGCCGTAGCGTCGGCCCTGGGCAAGATTATCCGCATCACGAAGGACGGGCAGCCGGCACCCGGGAACCCGGCTTTTGGCGCGGCAGGTGCCCGCCCCGAGCTGTTCTCCATCGGGCATCGGAATCCGCAGGGGCTGGCCATTCATCCCGTAACCGGGGAGGCCTGGCAAAGTGAGCATGGCCCCCGCGGCGGCGACGAGCTTAACCGCCTCCAAAGCGGCGCTAACTATGGCTGGCCGACCATAACCTATGGCATTGAATACAGCGGTCAGCCCGTGGGCAGTGCCATTCAGCAACGCGAAGGGCTTGAGCAGCCGGTGTATTACTGGGACCCGGTGGTGTCGCCGAGCGGCATGACGTTTTATAGCAGTGACCGGATTGCCGGCTGGAAAGACAACTTGTTTATCGGCTGCCTCAGCGGCCAGCACATCGTGCGCCTGGTGCTTGAAAACAACCGGGTAGTAGGCGAAGAACGGTTGCTGGCCGGCGAAGGCCAACGCTTCCGGGACCTTGCGCAGGGAGCCGACGGCGCCTTGTATGCCGTCACCGACCAAGGCCGGCTGTATCGCATCGACCGGGAATAA